The DNA window ACGAGTGCGGCAACCGGGACCAGGAACCCCGCAGCCCCCTTCGCCGTGTAGAGAAGCGACGTATTGGTCGTCGCGTAGGCCGACCCGAAGAGGTCGGTGCACATCGCCGGGAACAGGCTGAAGATCTCACCCCAGCAGAAGAAGATCATGCCGGTGAAGAAGATCAAGCCGTAGGGGTTCTGGCCGACCACCGTCAGAAGATAGTAGCTCACGCCGCCGATGGCGAAGGCGAGCGACATCGTCTCCCAGAGGCCGATCCTGTCGGAGACCCATCCGAAGAACGGCCTTGCGACACCGTTCATGACGTTGGCGAAGACGAGAGCGACCGAGAGCGCCGTCGCTCCAAGAAGCACGACGCTATCGGCGACGTGGTAGGCATGCGCGATCGGGGCGAGGTAGGCCGTGAAGGCAAGACCGCCGGCACACATCAGCAGGTCCAGCACGTAGAGGACCCAGAAGACACGGCTCGACAGCATTTCCCGGGGCGAGTAGCTGCGGCTGGTCTGCTCGATCTTGTTCTCGTCCTTCTTCTTCGGCTCCGGAGCTTCGCCCGGCCGCGGATTGCGTACGAACAGGGAGATGAGAAGAACGATCCCGCCCTGGATCAGGCCGAACCAGAAGAAGGCGGCGGAATAGCCGTAGTTCTCGATCACCATCCGTATCGGAATGATGGTGAGGGCGGTGCCGGCGCCGAAGCCGCCGGCGACGAGGCCGACCGCGAGGCCGCGGTTGTCCTTGAACCATTTGACGGTCGTTCCAACGCCGGTGCAGTAGACCGCTCCGGCCGCGAATCCCGTCAGCGCACTGCCGAAATAGAGCGACCAGATCGACCCGGCATACGCGTTGAGGATCCAGCCGACGGCAATCAGCAGTCCGCCCATGCCCATCACGACGCGCGGGCCGATCCTGTCGGCGATCCAGCCGTTGAGGGGCGTTCCCCAGGTTTCAAGGGCGACGAAGAGTGTAAAGGCGAACTGGATCTGGGAAATCTGCCAGCCGGTGGCCTTTTGCAGGGGCAGGACGAAGACCGACCAGCCGTACTGAAGGTTCGCGATCATCACCATGGCGATGACGCAGAGCACCAGATACTTCCAGCGCTCTTTCGATTGTGAAGCGCCGGAAACGGGCGCAATGGAGTCCGCGGCAATGCTCATGGGAAGTCTCCTCAGCATAGAACGGGTTGGCTTTGTCTTGGGGATGACCGACGCGCGTGCGGACAGCGGTGCGTTTGCGGGGCAGACCGCATGCGGGAACGAGACACCCCCGTGGGGAGGAATTGATCTGAAGGGTGGGTGGCGGTCTGGTCGGTCCGGACCTCGCAGTCTTTCGATGGCTGCGGCGCCTGACGCCGCAGATGCCGGCGCCCGTCAATGGGCGCCCGCGCCTCCGCCGGTTGTCTTCTTGGCCATCAGCAATGTGATTGCTGCGATGGCCAGTACGACGCCAATGACGGCGAAGGTGTCACTGAAGCCCATGATCAGGGCCTGACGTTTCACGATGCGTCCCAGGGCGATGACAGCCTGGCTCGCGGCCTTGGTATGGTCGGAGACGCCATGGGACATGAAGTAGCCGGTCAATTCGTCGAGACGTGTCTGCACTTCCGCTCTACCGGTCGATACCGACTGGCCGATGATGTTCGAATGAAACTGCTCGCGCTTCGTCAGGATGGTTCCCAGGGTCGCAGTGCCAGCCGCGCCACCGAGATTTCTGAGCATGTTCGTCAGGCCGGATGCGGCGGCAGCGTCTGCCGGGGCGATGCCGCCGGTGGTGATCGCTGTGATCGGTGTCAGGACCAGAGCCTGGCCGATGGCGCGGACGATGTTCGGGATCCAGAACTGGTCACCGGCACTGTCTGGCGACAGTGAAATGTTCATGAAGCAGCTGATCGCGAAGATCGAGATGCCGAGGAAGCCGATGTAGCGGACGTCGAAACGCTTCATCAACGCCGGAACGAACGGGATCAACAGAAGCTGCGGCAGGCCCGTCCAGGCGAGAACATTGCCGATCTGCTCCGCATTGTACCGTTGAACCTGTCCCAGATACTGCGGCAGGATGTAGACGGTCCCGAACAGAGCCACGCCGACGAGCACGTTCACCAGAATGCCTATGCCGAAGTTGCGCTGGGTCAGGAGACGAAGCTTGACCAGTGGTTTTTCAACCGTCAGCTCGATCCAGATGAAGGCGCCCAGGAAGACGGTCGCGACAATGCTGAGCTGGACGATGAACGGCGACGAAAACCAGTCATTCTGGTTGCCTTCTTCAAGCACGGTCTGAAGTGCGGCGAGGCCGATGGCCATGGTGACGATGCCGGACCAATCGCCTTCGCGCAGCAGGCCCAGACGCATCGGCTGCTTTTCCAGCGTCGCGGCCAGAGCGATCGCCATGATGGCGCTCGGGATGGTGTTGATGAAGAAGATCGTCTGCCAACCATAGTTCTCCGTCAGGTAACCGCCGATTGTCGGGCCGATGGCCGGAGCAAAGGTGACCGACAGTGCGAAGATGGCGAGTCCGATCGGCTGCTGGTGCTTCGGCAGCTTGGTCAGGACCATCGTGAAGGCCATCGGGATCAGGATGCCGCCGGCAAAGCCCTGCAGGGCACGCAGCACGATCATCGTATTCAAATCGTGAGCAAAGGCGCAGGCCATCGAGAACAGCGGAAACAGGATCGTATTGGCGATGATGTAGCGGCGGAAGGAGAAGACGTTGCTGAAATAGGCCGTCAGCGGAATGACGATGATCTCGCCGATCAGGTAGGACGTCGAGATCCATGCGCCGTTGTCGACGCCCGTTCCGATGCCGCCTTCGATGTCCAGCAGCGAGGCGTTGGTGATCTGGATATTCAGGATGGCCATGAACGCGCCGATCATGCCGGCGAGAACGGCGATCCATTCCTTTGTTCCAGCCTTCGGCAGGGAGGCTGTCGGCAGTATCGTTGTCGGTGTCGAAGCTTGGGTTGACATGACCCGGCCCTCCTGGCCTCCGGGATCAGAGGCTGCTTTGGTTCTTCGAATCCTTGGTATCGATGCTCGGCTGCACGGACATGCCCGGCCTCAGATCGCCCGATGCGGCGCTGTCCCCGTCGAGGACGATCCGGACCGGAATTCTCTGGACGACCTTGGTGAAGTTGCCCGTGGCGTTGTCGGGAGGCAGCAGCGCGAATTCCTGGCCGCTGGCCGGGGCGATGCTTTGGACGCGCCCGTGATAGACATGGCCCGGGAACATATCGACATCGATGTCGACGCGCTGGCCAGGGCGTACGTCCGTGAGCTGCGTTTCCTTGTAGTTGGCGACGATATAGACAGCGCTTGTCGGAACGACCGTCATCAACTGCGTCCCGGCCTGCACGTACTGGCCGACACGCAGCGTTCTGTTGCCGACGATGCCATCGATCGGAGCGACGATGGTTGTGTAGGAGAGGTTCAACTCGGCCTGCCGCTGTGCTGCGAGATCCCGGGCGAGGTCTGCCTTTGCCTGCGCCAGTTCAGCCTTGAGGACATTGACCTGATCCTTTGCACCTTGGAGAGCGGCGGTATCGCGTGCGGTGGTGGCGCGGTTGGCGGCGATTTCTGCCGCGGCCTGCTGTGCCGACTGCACCGGTGCATAGCCATTAGAGGCAAGGCTCGAGAAGCGCTTGTCGTTTTGATCTGCAAATGCCTCGTTCGCATGGTCGATGTCGATCGAGGCCTGCGCCGCGGCAATCACTGAGCTCTGTGTTTCGAGCGCAGCCTGCTTGCCGGCGACGGTTGCCCTTGCCGATTCCACGGTGGCGCGCGCCTGGTCCAGGAGAGCGGCATAGTCGCGGCTATCGATGGTGGCCAGAACCTGACCGGCCTTGACCGGCTGGTTGTCCGCGACCAGCACCTTGGCGATATAGCCCGGTATCTTGGGAGCGATCGCGCTGCTGTCGGCCTGGATGTAGGCGTCATCCGTCGAGACCTGGAACCGTCCGACCGTCCAGTAGTCATGGCCGTAGTATGCGCCAGCCGCGACCACGGCCACGGCGCCAGCGGCCATCAGGGCCTTCTTGAAGATAGACGTTCTCTTGGGCGCAACGACGTCTGGTGCTGCCATCGGCGTCGGAGCCAGCGATGCTGGAGCGGGAGCGGTTTCCGTGATCGGAGCGCGCGCTGTCTTGGTCAGGGTGATGATATTCTCTTCCATTTCGGAGGCTCCGAAAATCACGTCCGAATGCGGACGGACACCTATTAGGAAAAATTACATTTTCCAAAATAAGATCGAAGCCGCCGAAGTCAACGTCAATTTGGAAAATGTTCGTGTTCCAAAATGTGAATTTCGTGATCGGCGTTGTCGCTCAAATCACGGAATGGGGCTCATGGCGTGAAGTCGTCGCGGTGGTCGGGCAGCACGGACAGGCCGACGCCTCCGGCCTGCAAGACCGGTAACCGGCCAGCCGAGAACGAAGCGTCTCAAGGCGCGGGACTTTGATCGCTAGGTCGCGGAACTTCAGGTCCGCATCGCCGTCATGAACGGCTACGCCGGGCCCGGCAGGCCCATCACACGGACCGCGCGATAAGCCTGTCCGCGGACAGGGCAAGCTCGGCTGTCAGCCAATCCGTGCAACAGAGCCGTATGGAGGGAAAGATGGGGGAGGGAGCCCCCCGAAATCCGGCGGGGTCTTGCAGCCTTCGGCTCGCAAATTTCCCGTGCGGTCGTTGGCTGCGGCCTATGTTGCGCAGCCGTCGAGAAAGAGCTTGGCGCAGGCCTTCGATCTCGCAATCACTTCCTCGTCGGGAATTTCCGCCAACTGGCCAAGCATGACAGACCGCTGCGGCTCCATGACCATCATCCCGCGGAGCATGCCCGTGGTCAGCTTGGGGGCATCGACGGAAATCAGTCCTCGTTCGGCCTGCAAGGTGATCCATTTTTCCATCGCCACACTGGTGCGGTTGATAGCGTTCTCGATGAACACCTTCGCGATCACCGGAAAGCGGTCCGACTCGCCTAGAACGAGCCTTGTGATGGCGATTGCGTCCGTGGAAAGCGTAAGCCGGCCATAGGCAAGGAGGAGACGTTCGAGACCCTCACGCAGCCCCATGGCGGCGAGGCTGGCCTCGTCGAGGACAAGGATATAGCGGCTGATTTTCGTCGTTACGAGCTCGCCGAAGAGATCCGCCTTCGTGGGGAAGAGTCGATAGAGCGTCTTTGTGGATATGCCGGCGGTCTGGGCGATCGTGCAGATATTCGCCTGGGCAAAGCCAGCTTTTTTGAACTGCTCGCTCGCCGCATCGATGATGGCGGACTTTGTCTCCTCATCGCTTCGGACCTGGGGCCGGCCTCTTCCGCGCTTCTTTGCGCGAACGTCCGGCATCGCTTGGGTTGTTTCTGTAACTGTCATGCCGGTGAGACTAAAATCTTTATTGGAAAATTGCAAGTTTCCAAAATACGAATTGTCAGGATTGCCCAAGGCCGGCGGATTGAGGCCAGCCTTTACCCCGGCGGGGAGACAGGCAGTGAAGCGGCCCCGTTCCAGCAACGCGGCCGTCCACAAAGGCTGCCCTATCGTTCAAGGGCAAGCGCGATGCCCTGGCCGCCACCGATGCAAAGAGTGACGATGCCCCTCTTGACCCCATCCCGGCGCATCGCATGCAGCAGCCGCGTGGTCAGCACCGCGCCGGTGGCGCCAATTGGATGACCATGGGCGATGGCGCCGCCTTCGACATTGACGATAGCCTCGTCCAGTCCAAGCTGTTGCGCGACGGCCAGCGGGACGGCGGCGAAGGCCTCGTTGATCTCGATGCGCTCGACGTCGCCCAGTGACCAGCCGACCCGTTTCAGCAACTGCTGCACGGCCGGAACCGGCCCCAGGCCGAACATCCCGGGCTCGACCGCCGCAACGGTATAGCCTTTCAGGTAGCCCGCAACCTCCAGGCCATGCGTTTCCGCTGCCGAACGCCGGGCCACGATCATCGCTGCCGCACCGCTGTTCAGACCCGGCGCATTCCCGGCGGTAATCGTGCCGTTCTCCCGAAAGGCCGGTTTCAGCCGGGCCAACACGTCGGCCGTGGTGTCCGGTCGCGGGGCCTCGTCAGTGTCGAAGGTCGAGGAGCCCTTCTTGCTCTTGATCTCGATGCCGACGATCTCGCCAGCAAAGTGACCGGCAGCCTGCGCTGCTGCAAACCGCTGCTGCGAGCGCGCGGCGAAACGATCCTGGTCGGCGCGGGTCAGTTGCGCCTTGGTGACAAGGTCCTCCGTGTGCCACCCGGAGTGCTGGCCCGAGAAGGCGTCATTCAGGCCGTCGGTCAACAAGCTGTCCTGGATTTCCGCTGGCCCCATGCGATAGCCCCAGCGACCGTTGTCGAGGAGGTATGGAGCGCGGTCCATGTTTTCCATGCCGCCCGCAATGGCCAGATCGATATCCCCTGACAGTATCTGCTGGGCTGCCGACACGATGGCCTGTGCGCCCGAGCCGCAGACGCGGTTCACAGTCAGTGCCGGGACAAAAACGGGCAAACCCCCGCCGATGGACGCCTGTCGCGCGGGGTTCATTCGGTTGCCCGCCTGAATGACATTTCCCATGATCACGCTTTCGACCGCTTCCGGCGGCAGGGCGGAGCGGTGCAGCACGTCCCGGATCACGGTCGCGCCGAGATCGGTCGCCGGAACGCCCTTGAGCGTCCCGCCGTAGGCTCCGATGGCGGTACGCAGCGGATAGGCGAGAACGATGTCGTCAGCCATGAGTGTGCTCCTTGGAAGCCGGATGTGCATCGGCACCGATCCGGGCCAGACGGAAGTCGCGTGGCCCGAGCGGAAGACCGCTTGTCGTGGTGAGCTTCAGTTGCTCGATCGGCTGGCCGCTGTCCTTGTCGACCAGTCCGTATTCGAGTTCGCCTGGACCCAGGCAGTTCTCCTCGCCCCATTGCCAAAGCGCCACGAGCACGACACCGAGTTTTTCACCCTTGGGCGTCAGGACATAGCGATGGCTGGTTGCTGAACCGGGATCGTCCTCGATCCGGAAGACGCCCTCGTCCACCAGCTTTTTCAGCCGGGTGGACAGGATGTTCTTGGCCAGCCCCAAGCTTTTCTGGAATTCGCCGAACCGCTCTTTGCCCTTGAAGGCTTCGCGGATGATCAGAAGCGACCACCATTCGCCCACGACCTGAAGGCTGCGCGCAATGCCGCAGGAGCTGTCGCCCAGGTCCACTCTTTTGCCCTTCACGATATGCCTCCGAAAATTGTGGTTGCAAAGATAAACCATATCGCCATATATGTCGACAGGTTTCAAAATTAAACCAACGCAGATGGCGAACAGGTGAGTGCAGAACATGACAAATGAATCAAAGGGCCTGGCTGTGATCACAGGCGCATCGACCGGCATCGGCGCGGTCTACGCGGACCGGCTGGCAAGGCGCGGCTATGACTTGCTGCTGGTTGCCCGGGACCAGTCCAGGATGACAGCGCTGGCGGACCGTCTTCGGGCCGAAACCGGGCGCAAGATCGACATCCGCTCTGTCGATCTGACCGATCCGGAAAAGCTCGCAGCCCTTGCGGCCCGGATCGAGGGC is part of the Hartmannibacter diazotrophicus genome and encodes:
- a CDS encoding DHA2 family efflux MFS transporter permease subunit; protein product: MSTQASTPTTILPTASLPKAGTKEWIAVLAGMIGAFMAILNIQITNASLLDIEGGIGTGVDNGAWISTSYLIGEIIVIPLTAYFSNVFSFRRYIIANTILFPLFSMACAFAHDLNTMIVLRALQGFAGGILIPMAFTMVLTKLPKHQQPIGLAIFALSVTFAPAIGPTIGGYLTENYGWQTIFFINTIPSAIMAIALAATLEKQPMRLGLLREGDWSGIVTMAIGLAALQTVLEEGNQNDWFSSPFIVQLSIVATVFLGAFIWIELTVEKPLVKLRLLTQRNFGIGILVNVLVGVALFGTVYILPQYLGQVQRYNAEQIGNVLAWTGLPQLLLIPFVPALMKRFDVRYIGFLGISIFAISCFMNISLSPDSAGDQFWIPNIVRAIGQALVLTPITAITTGGIAPADAAAASGLTNMLRNLGGAAGTATLGTILTKREQFHSNIIGQSVSTGRAEVQTRLDELTGYFMSHGVSDHTKAASQAVIALGRIVKRQALIMGFSDTFAVIGVVLAIAAITLLMAKKTTGGGAGAH
- a CDS encoding HlyD family secretion protein, with amino-acid sequence MEENIITLTKTARAPITETAPAPASLAPTPMAAPDVVAPKRTSIFKKALMAAGAVAVVAAGAYYGHDYWTVGRFQVSTDDAYIQADSSAIAPKIPGYIAKVLVADNQPVKAGQVLATIDSRDYAALLDQARATVESARATVAGKQAALETQSSVIAAAQASIDIDHANEAFADQNDKRFSSLASNGYAPVQSAQQAAAEIAANRATTARDTAALQGAKDQVNVLKAELAQAKADLARDLAAQRQAELNLSYTTIVAPIDGIVGNRTLRVGQYVQAGTQLMTVVPTSAVYIVANYKETQLTDVRPGQRVDIDVDMFPGHVYHGRVQSIAPASGQEFALLPPDNATGNFTKVVQRIPVRIVLDGDSAASGDLRPGMSVQPSIDTKDSKNQSSL
- the oxlT gene encoding oxalate/formate MFS antiporter, whose protein sequence is MSIAADSIAPVSGASQSKERWKYLVLCVIAMVMIANLQYGWSVFVLPLQKATGWQISQIQFAFTLFVALETWGTPLNGWIADRIGPRVVMGMGGLLIAVGWILNAYAGSIWSLYFGSALTGFAAGAVYCTGVGTTVKWFKDNRGLAVGLVAGGFGAGTALTIIPIRMVIENYGYSAAFFWFGLIQGGIVLLISLFVRNPRPGEAPEPKKKDENKIEQTSRSYSPREMLSSRVFWVLYVLDLLMCAGGLAFTAYLAPIAHAYHVADSVVLLGATALSVALVFANVMNGVARPFFGWVSDRIGLWETMSLAFAIGGVSYYLLTVVGQNPYGLIFFTGMIFFCWGEIFSLFPAMCTDLFGSAYATTNTSLLYTAKGAAGFLVPVAALVVGQTGNWNNLLLLAAGINILAVVAVVTVLRPAVIRHHEQEAG
- a CDS encoding thiolase family protein, whose protein sequence is MADDIVLAYPLRTAIGAYGGTLKGVPATDLGATVIRDVLHRSALPPEAVESVIMGNVIQAGNRMNPARQASIGGGLPVFVPALTVNRVCGSGAQAIVSAAQQILSGDIDLAIAGGMENMDRAPYLLDNGRWGYRMGPAEIQDSLLTDGLNDAFSGQHSGWHTEDLVTKAQLTRADQDRFAARSQQRFAAAQAAGHFAGEIVGIEIKSKKGSSTFDTDEAPRPDTTADVLARLKPAFRENGTITAGNAPGLNSGAAAMIVARRSAAETHGLEVAGYLKGYTVAAVEPGMFGLGPVPAVQQLLKRVGWSLGDVERIEINEAFAAVPLAVAQQLGLDEAIVNVEGGAIAHGHPIGATGAVLTTRLLHAMRRDGVKRGIVTLCIGGGQGIALALER
- a CDS encoding TetR/AcrR family transcriptional regulator — translated: MPDVRAKKRGRGRPQVRSDEETKSAIIDAASEQFKKAGFAQANICTIAQTAGISTKTLYRLFPTKADLFGELVTTKISRYILVLDEASLAAMGLREGLERLLLAYGRLTLSTDAIAITRLVLGESDRFPVIAKVFIENAINRTSVAMEKWITLQAERGLISVDAPKLTTGMLRGMMVMEPQRSVMLGQLAEIPDEEVIARSKACAKLFLDGCAT
- a CDS encoding helix-turn-helix domain-containing protein; the encoded protein is MDLGDSSCGIARSLQVVGEWWSLLIIREAFKGKERFGEFQKSLGLAKNILSTRLKKLVDEGVFRIEDDPGSATSHRYVLTPKGEKLGVVLVALWQWGEENCLGPGELEYGLVDKDSGQPIEQLKLTTTSGLPLGPRDFRLARIGADAHPASKEHTHG